One genomic region from Actinocatenispora thailandica encodes:
- a CDS encoding FGGY-family carbohydrate kinase, whose product MGGAGPARYLGVDIGTSVAKLALFDGAGTVLGTAGRTVPLRHPAPGRVEQDAEAVFAAVGELAREVCPGPADAPRLVAVTGQGDGCWLVDDDGRPVGPALSWLDARAADVLADWDRAGVTEAIYRRTGNSLFPGAQAPLLAWLDKHQPDRLARAATAGYCKDMVFGRLNGVRATDASDSSMPFGDGTGAGYDSGLLDACGLAHRSGLLAPVVAPLPTGALTARAAAGTGLPAGVAVTGGPYDLPACAAGGGVTEVGSGLLTLGTTLACQVLVSGVDKSGTRAGMHLATGTPGRWLRAMPAMVGTASLDWLLALLGRQHDQLDGLLRETAPGAGGVEVLPYLAPSGERAPFVDPAARGQFTGIGLTTTGAQLVRALCEGLAYAARQCLEAAGLSGRLVACGGGTRSLRWLQIFASVLGRPLELARSPEVGARGAVLAGLAALGEPVDRAAWTRPDRIIDPDPAASSYYQAGYRRYLANQEAARDRWRR is encoded by the coding sequence GTGGGCGGTGCGGGGCCGGCACGGTACCTGGGCGTCGACATCGGGACGTCGGTGGCGAAGCTGGCGCTGTTCGACGGCGCCGGCACCGTGCTGGGTACCGCCGGGCGCACCGTGCCGCTGCGACATCCGGCACCGGGCCGGGTCGAGCAGGACGCCGAGGCGGTCTTCGCGGCGGTCGGTGAGCTGGCTCGGGAGGTCTGCCCGGGGCCGGCCGACGCGCCGCGGCTGGTCGCGGTGACCGGTCAGGGCGACGGCTGCTGGCTGGTGGACGACGACGGGCGTCCGGTCGGACCGGCGCTGTCCTGGCTGGACGCGCGCGCCGCCGACGTGCTGGCCGACTGGGACCGGGCCGGCGTGACCGAGGCGATCTACCGCCGCACCGGCAACTCGCTGTTCCCCGGCGCGCAGGCGCCGCTGCTGGCCTGGCTGGACAAGCACCAGCCGGACCGGCTGGCCCGCGCCGCGACCGCCGGGTACTGCAAGGACATGGTGTTCGGCCGGCTGAACGGAGTGCGCGCCACGGATGCCTCGGATTCCTCGATGCCGTTCGGCGACGGGACCGGCGCCGGGTACGACAGCGGGCTGCTCGACGCCTGCGGCCTGGCGCACCGGTCCGGACTGCTCGCGCCGGTCGTGGCGCCGCTGCCCACCGGCGCGCTGACCGCTCGAGCGGCTGCCGGGACCGGGCTGCCGGCCGGCGTCGCGGTCACCGGCGGGCCGTACGACCTGCCCGCGTGCGCGGCCGGCGGCGGCGTCACCGAGGTCGGTTCCGGGCTGCTGACCCTGGGTACCACGCTGGCCTGCCAGGTGCTCGTGTCCGGCGTGGACAAATCCGGTACCCGGGCCGGCATGCACCTGGCCACCGGTACGCCCGGACGCTGGCTGCGGGCGATGCCCGCGATGGTCGGTACCGCCTCGCTGGACTGGCTGCTCGCCCTGCTCGGCCGGCAGCACGACCAGCTCGACGGCCTGCTGCGGGAGACCGCACCGGGCGCCGGCGGCGTCGAGGTGCTGCCCTACCTGGCGCCGTCGGGGGAGCGGGCACCGTTCGTCGACCCGGCCGCCCGCGGGCAGTTCACCGGAATCGGGCTGACCACCACCGGCGCGCAGCTGGTGCGCGCGCTGTGCGAGGGCCTGGCGTACGCGGCGCGGCAGTGCCTGGAGGCGGCGGGGTTGTCCGGCCGGCTGGTGGCGTGCGGCGGCGGTACCCGGTCGCTGCGCTGGCTGCAGATCTTCGCCTCGGTGCTCGGCCGGCCGCTGGAACTGGCCCGCAGCCCCGAGGTCGGCGCCCGCGGGGCGGTGCTGGCCGGCCTCGCCGCGCTCGGCGAGCCGGTCGATCGGGCGGCCTGGACCCGGCCGGACCGGATCATCGACCCGGACCCGGCCGCCTCGTCGTACTACCAGGCGGGCTACCGCCGCTACCTGGCCAACCAGGAGGCGGCCCGGGACCGCTGGCGCCGCTGA